In Nicotiana tabacum cultivar K326 chromosome 2, ASM71507v2, whole genome shotgun sequence, the following proteins share a genomic window:
- the LOC142167943 gene encoding secreted RxLR effector protein 161-like, producing MVGSDCVIICLYVDDMLIFGPNVDIVNETKNLLSSKFEMKDLGEEDVAHVRTPYDPSIHLRNNKEFSVSQTKYAKIIGSAMFLMNYTRPDIAYVVSRLSRYTHNPSSEHWNALHRLLRYLRDTMDWCLYFNNFFAVLEGFCYANWVTDNDEVSSTSGYVFTLGAGAIS from the exons ATGGTAGGATCAGATTGTGTGATTATATgtctgtatgtggatgacatgttaatcttTGGCCCTAATGTGGATATTGTAAATGAGACTAAGAATTTGTTGTCttctaaatttgaaatgaaagatcttggagaaGAAGAT GTAGCTCATGTGAGAACTCCTTATGATCCTAGCATACACTTGAGAAATAATAAAGAATTTAGTGTTTCTCAAACTAAATATGCTAAGATAATTGGTAGTGCAATGTTTCTCATGAATTATACACGACCCGATATTGCTTATGTTGTTAGTAGATTAAGTAGATATACTCACAACCCCAGTAGTGAACACTGGAATGCTCTTCATCGCTTGCTAAGATATTTGAGAGATACTATGGATTGGTGtttgtattttaataatttttttgctGTTTTAGAAGGATTTTGTTATGCAAATTGGGTTACTGACAATGATGAAGTTAGCTCCACTAGtggctatgtgtttactttaggTGCAGGTGCTATTTCATGA